Part of the Zea mays cultivar B73 chromosome 4, Zm-B73-REFERENCE-NAM-5.0, whole genome shotgun sequence genome is shown below.
CACCAGCTTCCTATAATGAAGGTTGTAGAACATGTTTAGGTAATGCTGTTTGTCCTGCTTCTCTTGTTTATCCAGAGTCCTCCAGAAGCCATACATGGACCCCATGTTCAGAACTTTGGTTGCATAGATCTGCCAGGTGTAGCTGCAATCGAAGACAACACACATGTCACACACGATGGTGGTGGGATGATTACCGGAGATGCATGCGTTACCATTCGTAGATGCGTTGCAGTCCAGCAGTGGACATTCTGTTCCAGTACATTGGATCTTCGTTGCATTTCTGGAAGAAGTTGGCAATCTTGTTGCTTGCCTCTTTGCCATCAAGTGGATTGATATGGAAACCGGAGACCTCATTGACGATGATTTCTGCGGGGCCTCCCTGATTTGTTGCAAAGGTTGGCAGCCCACAGTTCATTGCCTCAATGACAGTTAGTCCGAACGCTTCATAGAGCGCAGGCTGAAAGAGGTAGCACAGCATTGGATTGGATGGCTAGGTTAGTTCATTACTATACTAGCATCATATCACCGTCTGTATCGTAACTTACCTGAACAAAGGCTCCCCTGGTATCTGCTACGCAACGGTAAAGTTCCCCGTTGCGCACACGGTCTGTCTGGGCTTTTATCCAGCGGATCTGCCCCTTGAGCTGGTACTTGTTGATCAAACTGTGCATCTCGTTTATCTCCTCAATCTCCTCCCTGTCCTTGGAGTGCTTGGGGTCCAGGAGCCCTCCCACGACTACAAGGTTAGCAAGGTCCCTGAGCCTCTTGTTCTGGCCATACCATTCAACCAGCCCAGTGATGTTCTTGACCTTGTCAAGCCTTGCCATTGAAAAtatgaccggcttgctcctgtcTTGCAAGTACCCTCTGCTTGCATTGCATCATAAAAAGTTGACATGCCAAGAGTCAAAGGGAAGGAAGCAAGGCTGATACTTACATGTGCTCATCATTTTCCTCTTTGCCGTAGACTAGCTCCTCGATCTGTGGGTGCAAGCCCATGAGGCGCTTGTGCTTTAGTGTGAAGGGGAAATAAACAGATTGATCTGCGCCAGGCGCAGCGATATTGAACTTGGGGTCGAAGACGCTGATGCCTGTAGCGAAGCGGCAGAGCCCTGGCATTGTGAACGCATAGTGGCTCTCATACTGGCCAGGTTTGTCTTTGCTGCAGGGGAGGGGTGTGGTGTGAGATGGCATTTGGACAAGCAAAGCAATGCGCACAAGAGGAATCTAGACATTTATTATTCAGGCGATGGCTGACCTTCCTGCTATTTCTTGGTAGGTGCTAGCGATGATGAAGTCGCTGGTGTTCATCGCGATCATATCAGCAGTAAACTGGCATGAGAAATGATACCTGTGGTCCATTTCCCTCCACTTGACATCGGAATCCTCATACTTTGTCTTCTCGAGAGCATGCGCAATCGTCCCCTGTTACATCGATGGTGCTTTCTTTTTTGTCAGGTTTGACTTGATTGGTACCGGCCGGCACAAGGAGAAGAGAAGGTGTTCCTTCACCTGGGTAACTCCTAGCTTCCTTGACACCAGGTAAGCTACTAAATTGCCATCAGTGTAATTGCCGATGACCAGGTCTGGTTTGCGCCCCAATATATGAAGGATCTTGGTACAAGAATCCTGATGCCAAGCAGCCAATGTCAGTCAATACATACATACAAATGCTAAAGGAAGGACATGCAAATTAAACCTGGGCGTATCTCTCTAGGTAAGGGTAGATGTCGAAGCGGGAGACCCAGTGGGGCAGATCCTGGCCATCTTGGGTCTTGAATGGCACACGGAGGATGCTGGAGTGCCTTGTCTTGTCAATAGGTTCCAGCTCCACGTTGCAGGTGGTGCCCTTTGCTTCTGGTATGAGCCTTGTGACCTGCATGCATTATCATCGATCAGCAACCGGCCGGCATAAGATGCAATGCATGATCATTGCCTACATACCACAAGGATGTTGGGCTTGAAAGTGAGGCCCTGCCCTTTGATTCTTTGAAGAAGCTCCTCCTCAAGCGCTCTAACTTGGTCCAGGATGTACACGACCTGGCCGCCGGTGTCGGGCATCCCCAGGACCTTGTGCTGCCCGAAGTAGCCATGGACGGAGAAGATGACGACGTCGAACACCGACGGCACCCTGCTGAAGAACCTGTCCACGCTGACAGGGTCCGGCGCCTGGAGCATCTCGGAGAGGAAGCCCAGCGTCTGGCCGCACGCCCCGGCGGTgtcgccccatcctttctccagtcCCCACTCGTGGAACCTGTGCGCCATCTGCTGGAACGGCGTGTCCGGGTGCTGCTCGGAGACGAAGGCCTGGGCGAGGAGCAGCGCGGCCTGAAGCTTGCCCACCGTGTCGAGGAGGGTGTCGCTGATGAGTAGCTTAGTGTTCTGGTACCTGAGCGCCAGCAGGTAGTCCAGCAGTGGCTTGATCTTGTTCACGCCGCCGAGGCTGGAGGACAGGAATCTGGACAGCAAGTGCATGCCGTTGCCGATGGAGGAAGGCAGCGTGAGGCGGGGCGTGGAGAGGCAGAGGCTCAAGTTCACCTCCAGGGAGTTGTCGTCCTGCGCCCAGTGGTCGTCGTATAGGCTTTCCTTGCGCCTCAGGTAGTCGGAGGGCGTGATCTGCTggacggtgaggtcgccggagtggACGGTGATGTACTCCCAGACGCCAGGGTTCCTCCGCACGGCCAAGGCCACGTAGGGAGGGAGCACCACGGCCTCGTGCGTGCAGGAAATGACGTGCCCGAGGAAGCTGTCCGAGCTACCGGCGTGGAGCTCCTCCAGGAGATGCTGCTGCTTCATGAGCCTGCTGCCCCGGGAGACGTACCGCTGGAAGCAGCTCTTCATGTAGTACCGGCTCTGGCGCAGAGCTTCGGGCATCATGTCGGCGATGCTGTCCGACCGCCTTGTTGTCATGATGCGCGCCATTATTAGCTTGCTCCACGATCGCCTAGCTCCTGGTTTATGCCAATCTACTACTAGTATGTATATGTCTAGGAACGAGGAAGGGGAGGACAGAGGAAGGAAGGAATGAAGGAAGCAAACATTGGCTTGAGACGCCAGGCAAAGCAAGGCATTGTCTTTACCTTTACCTTCGAAATGCTTGCCCCGTCGGTATATCAAAAGCACTCATGTCCTTGAGATTCTTGTGTTTTTTTTAAGATTTAGGAGGGAGAGCCCCTACTGAGATTTTATtaaaaataagaaaagaaaatgtTACAACTTAGCCTAGTTACAAAACGTAATCCAAAAGATCTAATTATGTAGTTTACAAGCATTGGAGCAAGTAGAACAACTCTTATGTCTGCCACGAACTCAGCCAATTCGGGATGGAAATGTCAAAATTCCCACGTGCTCTGTGAATGATCAACCGCAGCTCCTTACAGAATTCTTGCGTACAGTGATGAACCGAAGGATCTTTATTTGCAAATAGCCATTCATTTCGGCTTTTCCAGATGCTCTAAGTCATGAGAATAATAATCTCCATAGAGAAAGGGACGTTAAGTTGGTGTTTAAGGTTTGCTGAGGCCTCCTCTGGATTAGAAATTCTGGGGGTTATTCCAATTGAGTTCCAGCAGGCTTTTGCAAAATTGCATCTGAGGAACAAATGATAAAGAGTCTCCTCTCTTTGCCATAAACAATTCTCACATGAGTAAGATTCCAGAGTCATGTTTTTCCTTCTTAGCATATCTCTGGTATTTAGgggctgtttggttcgtggctaaatgtgccacactttgcctaaggttagtcgttcgaattgaagaactaaccttaggcagaaaagttagacaaagtgtggcaagttaggcatCAAACCAAACAGCCCTTTAGTCTATTTTTAAGCCACaaccaatagaaaactctatgctTAGGCTGGCATTTGCTCTTCCATAAGTGTCTGTAGATAGGGTGAACCTGCGTCTGGCCCATAAAATGCCTGTAAGCTTTTTGAGAAGAGTAGTTGTCAGAGCCCCAAATGTATCGCCAACGGTCGTGAACATTACTTAGGGCAATTTGTTCCCAGACCACCTGCAACTCCAGATACTGATCATAAGCTTGCTCAGAAATAGGCAAATGGAAAAAACCAGCGAACTGATCCTGCTCTTTAGCTTCTTTTTTGATAGACAGTTTTGTGTTTTTGACAAAAGAGAATAGTTCTGGAAATTTT
Proteins encoded:
- the LOC103654087 gene encoding sucrose synthase 6 — protein: MARIMTTRRSDSIADMMPEALRQSRYYMKSCFQRYVSRGSRLMKQQHLLEELHAGSSDSFLGHVISCTHEAVVLPPYVALAVRRNPGVWEYITVHSGDLTVQQITPSDYLRRKESLYDDHWAQDDNSLEVNLSLCLSTPRLTLPSSIGNGMHLLSRFLSSSLGGVNKIKPLLDYLLALRYQNTKLLISDTLLDTVGKLQAALLLAQAFVSEQHPDTPFQQMAHRFHEWGLEKGWGDTAGACGQTLGFLSEMLQAPDPVSVDRFFSRVPSVFDVVIFSVHGYFGQHKVLGMPDTGGQVVYILDQVRALEEELLQRIKGQGLTFKPNILVVTRLIPEAKGTTCNVELEPIDKTRHSSILRVPFKTQDGQDLPHWVSRFDIYPYLERYAQDSCTKILHILGRKPDLVIGNYTDGNLVAYLVSRKLGVTQGTIAHALEKTKYEDSDVKWREMDHRYHFSCQFTADMIAMNTSDFIIASTYQEIAGSKDKPGQYESHYAFTMPGLCRFATGISVFDPKFNIAAPGADQSVYFPFTLKHKRLMGLHPQIEELVYGKEENDEHIGYLQDRSKPVIFSMARLDKVKNITGLVEWYGQNKRLRDLANLVVVGGLLDPKHSKDREEIEEINEMHSLINKYQLKGQIRWIKAQTDRVRNGELYRCVADTRGAFVQPALYEAFGLTVIEAMNCGLPTFATNQGGPAEIIVNEVSGFHINPLDGKEASNKIANFFQKCNEDPMYWNRMSTAGLQRIYECYTWQIYATKVLNMGSMYGFWRTLDKQEKQDKQHYLNMFYNLHYRKLANTVPKVGEQPEQATAAALPDRSATRPKERGTQIRIQRTVSNLLGPVLPASHLSDAA